From one Anaeromyxobacter diazotrophicus genomic stretch:
- the recN gene encoding DNA repair protein RecN: MLTTLRISGLAVVDQVEVAFGPGLNVLTGETGAGKSILLQALHLVLGGRMSAEALREGADEAVVEALFELPARHPALARLEAAGLPVPAAGGEVLVRRVATRSGRGRAFVNGALCTVGMLEGALRGLVDLTGQHEHVALLDEASHLSLLDAFAGVDGEGGLLASYRAAFQVLQTSLRRKAELLAAREERARRADWLAYQLREIDAAAPRPGEDAELDRERQVLAAAERLRAAAREAEAAVYAEEGSAAERVGRAARSLAEAVQLDPRLEPALALLRSAGAELDEAGRLLARYAEAVTGDPERLAEVVERLELLRALARKHGGSVAEALARAAAMRAELAQAEGAAGELERLERAAEEAGRAARALAAALSEARREAAAALGREVRQELAALAMARCRVSVEFLAPEGAVDAAGAALGREGAERARILIAPNPGEPPRPLARVASGGELSRLLLALKRALARTDPVDTYVFDEVDAGIGGAVADAVGRLLSEVSRERQVVCVTHLPQVAAFADLHLRVEKRVQAGRTATGVVPLAAPDARRAELARMLAGATLTPSAVEHAGALLAAARAAAAASGEAPVTGRRGRPVRSAARRAGKVRLSAQ, translated from the coding sequence ATGCTCACGACCCTGCGCATCTCCGGGCTCGCCGTGGTCGACCAGGTCGAGGTGGCCTTCGGGCCGGGCCTCAACGTCCTCACCGGCGAGACCGGCGCCGGCAAGTCCATCCTGCTGCAGGCGCTCCACCTGGTGCTGGGCGGCCGCATGAGCGCGGAGGCGCTGCGGGAGGGCGCCGACGAGGCGGTGGTGGAGGCGCTGTTCGAGCTGCCCGCCCGCCACCCGGCGCTGGCGCGGCTCGAGGCGGCCGGGCTGCCGGTGCCCGCCGCCGGCGGCGAGGTGCTCGTGCGCCGGGTGGCGACGCGGAGCGGGCGGGGGCGCGCCTTCGTGAACGGGGCGCTCTGCACCGTCGGCATGCTGGAGGGGGCGCTGCGCGGCCTCGTCGACCTCACCGGGCAGCACGAGCACGTGGCGCTGCTCGACGAGGCGAGCCACCTCTCCCTCCTCGACGCGTTCGCGGGCGTGGACGGGGAGGGCGGCCTCCTCGCCAGCTACCGCGCCGCGTTCCAGGTCCTCCAGACCTCGCTGCGGCGGAAGGCGGAGCTGCTCGCCGCCCGCGAGGAGCGGGCGCGCCGGGCCGACTGGCTCGCGTACCAGCTGCGCGAGATCGACGCGGCGGCGCCCCGGCCGGGCGAGGACGCCGAGCTCGACCGGGAGCGGCAGGTCCTGGCGGCCGCCGAGCGGCTGCGCGCCGCCGCGCGCGAGGCCGAGGCGGCGGTCTACGCGGAGGAGGGGAGCGCCGCCGAGCGGGTGGGGCGGGCGGCGCGGTCGCTCGCCGAGGCGGTCCAGCTCGACCCGCGGCTCGAGCCCGCGCTGGCGCTCCTGCGCTCGGCGGGGGCCGAGCTCGACGAGGCGGGCCGGCTCCTCGCCCGCTACGCCGAGGCGGTGACGGGCGACCCGGAGCGGCTGGCGGAGGTGGTGGAGCGGCTGGAGCTCTTGCGGGCGCTGGCGCGCAAGCACGGCGGCTCGGTGGCGGAGGCGCTGGCGCGCGCCGCGGCCATGCGGGCCGAGCTGGCCCAGGCGGAGGGCGCCGCGGGGGAGCTCGAGCGGCTCGAGCGCGCCGCGGAGGAGGCGGGCCGGGCCGCCCGCGCCCTCGCCGCCGCCCTGTCGGAGGCGCGGCGGGAGGCGGCCGCGGCGCTCGGGCGCGAGGTCCGCCAGGAGCTCGCCGCGCTCGCCATGGCGCGCTGCCGCGTCAGCGTGGAGTTCCTCGCGCCCGAGGGCGCCGTCGACGCGGCCGGCGCCGCGCTCGGCCGGGAAGGCGCGGAGCGGGCGCGCATCCTCATCGCGCCGAACCCGGGCGAGCCGCCGCGGCCGCTGGCGCGCGTGGCCTCGGGCGGGGAGCTGTCGCGGCTCCTGCTCGCCCTGAAGCGCGCGCTCGCCCGCACCGATCCGGTGGACACCTACGTCTTCGACGAGGTCGACGCCGGCATCGGCGGCGCGGTGGCGGACGCGGTCGGCCGGCTGCTCTCCGAGGTGTCGCGGGAGCGGCAGGTGGTGTGCGTCACGCACCTGCCGCAGGTCGCGGCCTTCGCCGACCTGCACCTCCGGGTCGAAAAGCGCGTGCAGGCGGGGCGGACCGCCACCGGGGTGGTGCCGCTCGCAGCGCCCGACGCTCGCCGCGCCGAGCTGGCGCGGATGCTGGCCGGCGCCACGCTCACCCCCTCGGCGGTCGAGCACGCGGGGGCGCTGCTCGCCGCGGCGCGCGCCGCGGCCGCCGCCTCCGGCGAGGCCCCCGTGACGGGGCGTCGTGGGCGGCCGGTGCGCAGCGCCGCCCGGCGTGCGGGAAAGGTGCGCCTTAGCGCCCAGTAA
- the secA gene encoding preprotein translocase subunit SecA: MLNYVLKKIVGTKNERELRRITPLVAQVAALEPKMKALADDDFPRLTARWKEEVQQKGRPLEELMPEVFAAVREAGVRALGMRHFDVQLIGGAVLHHGKIAEMKTGEGKTLVATLPCALNALAGRGVHVVTVNDYLARRDAEWMGRLYRFLGLSTGVIVHGLTDQERQREYGCDITYGQNNEFGFDYLRDNMKFRLQDYVQRELHYAIVDEVDSILIDEARTPLIISGPSDEATDKYYVVNQVIPSMIKDQDFTVDEKTRTVVMTDSGIGKMEKKLGVGNLYDPDQIELLHHVEQALRAHHLYRNEVDYVVKEGEVVIVDEFTGRIMPGRRWSDGLHQAIEAKEGVKIENENQTLATISFQNYFRMYSKLAGMTGTADTEAAEFADIYKLDVVVIPTNRKNVRKDSEDVVYKTEREKFGALCTEIEERSKKGQPILVGTVSVAKSEVVSSLLKKRGVPHNVLNAKHHQREAEIVAQAGRKGAVTISTNMAGRGTDILLGGNPEMMAKHELGPAPDAPMEGEEEAAFQERRADWEKRLAELTARLKEQTAKEHEEVTAAGGLHIVGTERHESRRIDNQLRGRGGRQGDPGSSIFYLSLEDDLMRIFGSDRISRMMETLGMKEGEQIEHRWLTKAIENAQKKVEAHNFDIRKNLLEYDDVMNQQRKSVYRLRRMVLGFGAGVPVVEFDEDPKTRKKTRREQVWSWDDEREHVLDLIEDLVVDMVANTCPEGTSPAKWDLDALSALVKDQFGLEVKFTGPASGRGGEARAAIEEQVYNVVEKAYRAKEEQLGKDQDGVPVLRRWEQYIYLQSIDQLWKDHLLAMDHLRQGIGLRGYGQKDPKQEYKKEGYEMFVQMTWRVKSAVIGNILRLQLVRQETAEEIEAKRLALARRQRVTESHGAEADGEARKPVKQETVVRTQPKVGRNDPCPCGSGKKYKKCHGATEATA; encoded by the coding sequence ATGCTGAACTACGTCCTCAAGAAGATCGTCGGCACGAAGAACGAGCGCGAGCTGCGCCGGATCACCCCGCTCGTCGCCCAGGTGGCGGCGCTCGAGCCGAAGATGAAGGCGCTCGCCGACGACGACTTCCCGCGCCTCACCGCGCGCTGGAAGGAGGAGGTCCAGCAGAAGGGCCGCCCGCTCGAGGAGCTCATGCCCGAGGTGTTCGCCGCCGTCCGCGAGGCGGGCGTGCGCGCGCTCGGGATGCGGCACTTCGACGTCCAGCTCATCGGCGGCGCCGTGCTGCACCACGGGAAGATCGCCGAGATGAAGACCGGCGAGGGCAAGACCCTGGTCGCGACGCTCCCCTGCGCGCTCAACGCGCTCGCCGGCCGCGGCGTCCACGTCGTCACCGTGAACGACTACCTGGCCCGCCGCGACGCCGAGTGGATGGGGCGGCTGTACCGGTTCCTCGGCCTCTCCACCGGCGTCATCGTGCACGGGCTCACCGACCAGGAGCGTCAGCGCGAGTACGGCTGCGACATCACCTACGGCCAGAACAACGAGTTCGGCTTCGACTACCTGCGCGACAACATGAAGTTCCGGCTGCAGGACTACGTGCAGCGGGAGCTCCACTACGCCATCGTCGACGAGGTCGACTCCATCCTCATCGACGAGGCGCGCACGCCGCTCATCATCAGCGGCCCCTCCGACGAGGCCACCGACAAGTACTACGTGGTGAACCAGGTCATCCCCTCGATGATCAAGGACCAGGACTTCACCGTCGATGAGAAGACGCGCACGGTGGTGATGACCGACTCCGGCATCGGGAAGATGGAGAAGAAGCTCGGCGTCGGGAACCTGTACGACCCCGACCAGATCGAGCTCCTGCACCACGTCGAGCAGGCGCTCCGGGCGCACCACCTCTACCGCAACGAGGTGGACTACGTGGTGAAGGAGGGCGAGGTCGTCATCGTCGACGAGTTCACCGGCCGCATCATGCCGGGCCGGCGCTGGTCGGACGGCCTCCACCAGGCCATCGAGGCGAAGGAGGGCGTCAAGATCGAGAACGAGAACCAGACGCTCGCCACCATCTCCTTCCAGAACTACTTCCGCATGTACTCGAAGCTGGCCGGCATGACCGGCACGGCCGACACCGAGGCGGCGGAGTTCGCCGACATCTACAAGCTCGACGTGGTGGTCATCCCCACCAACCGCAAGAACGTCCGCAAGGACTCCGAGGACGTCGTCTACAAGACCGAGCGCGAGAAGTTCGGCGCGCTGTGCACCGAGATCGAGGAGCGGAGCAAGAAGGGGCAGCCGATCCTGGTCGGCACCGTCTCGGTGGCGAAGAGCGAGGTGGTCTCGTCGCTGCTCAAGAAGCGCGGCGTGCCGCACAACGTCCTCAACGCGAAGCACCACCAGCGCGAGGCCGAGATCGTCGCCCAGGCCGGCCGCAAGGGGGCGGTCACCATCTCCACCAACATGGCCGGCCGCGGCACCGACATCCTGCTCGGCGGCAACCCGGAGATGATGGCGAAGCACGAGCTGGGCCCCGCCCCCGACGCGCCCATGGAGGGCGAGGAGGAGGCCGCGTTCCAGGAGCGCCGCGCCGACTGGGAGAAGCGCCTCGCCGAGCTGACGGCGCGCCTCAAGGAGCAGACCGCGAAGGAGCACGAGGAGGTGACCGCGGCGGGGGGCCTCCACATCGTCGGCACCGAGCGCCACGAGTCCCGCCGCATCGACAACCAGCTGCGCGGCCGCGGCGGCCGGCAGGGCGACCCCGGCTCGTCCATCTTCTACCTGTCCCTCGAGGACGACCTGATGCGCATCTTCGGGTCGGACCGCATCTCCCGCATGATGGAGACGCTGGGGATGAAGGAGGGCGAGCAGATCGAGCACCGCTGGCTCACCAAGGCCATCGAGAACGCCCAGAAGAAGGTCGAGGCCCACAACTTCGACATCCGCAAGAACCTGCTCGAGTACGACGACGTGATGAACCAGCAGCGCAAGTCGGTCTACCGGCTGCGCCGAATGGTGCTCGGGTTCGGCGCGGGCGTGCCGGTGGTGGAGTTCGACGAGGACCCGAAGACCCGCAAGAAGACCCGCCGCGAGCAGGTGTGGAGCTGGGACGACGAGCGCGAGCACGTGCTCGACCTCATCGAGGACCTCGTCGTGGACATGGTGGCGAACACCTGCCCCGAGGGCACGTCGCCCGCGAAGTGGGACCTCGACGCGCTGTCCGCGCTGGTGAAGGACCAGTTCGGCCTTGAGGTGAAGTTCACCGGGCCGGCCTCCGGCCGCGGCGGCGAGGCGCGCGCGGCCATCGAGGAGCAGGTCTACAACGTGGTCGAGAAGGCCTACCGGGCGAAGGAGGAGCAGCTCGGGAAGGACCAGGACGGCGTGCCGGTGCTGCGCCGCTGGGAGCAGTACATCTACCTCCAGTCGATCGACCAGCTGTGGAAGGACCACCTGCTCGCGATGGATCACCTGCGGCAGGGGATCGGGCTCCGCGGCTACGGCCAGAAGGACCCGAAGCAGGAGTACAAGAAGGAAGGCTACGAGATGTTCGTCCAGATGACCTGGCGCGTGAAGAGCGCGGTCATCGGCAACATCCTGCGCCTGCAGCTCGTCCGGCAGGAGACGGCCGAGGAGATCGAGGCGAAGCGCCTCGCCCTGGCGCGCCGCCAGCGCGTCACCGAGAGCCACGGGGCCGAGGCGGACGGCGAGGCGCGCAAGCCGGTCAAGCAGGAGACGGTGGTCCGCACGCAGCCCAAGGTGGGCCGGAACGACCCCTGCCCCTGCGGCTCGGGCAAGAAGTACAAGAAGTGCCACGGGGCGACTGAGGCAACCGCCTGA
- a CDS encoding YqiA/YcfP family alpha/beta fold hydrolase, translating into MILYLHGFASGPGSTKGRALEARFAALGVPLHRADLTPGEDGFERSTPLTMLAEAERLVARHRPTVLMGSSLGGWLAAVLASRDPSIERVVLLAPAFRLHERWRAHLSPEDERRWRAEGLLVDHHATGTKRRLGWAFLEDAAKLPAYPEVKVPALCLAGRRDELVPLADVERFAAMTPGARLVPLDDGHELVASVDRIFEEARAFLGV; encoded by the coding sequence GTGATCCTCTACCTGCACGGCTTCGCCTCCGGGCCCGGCTCCACCAAGGGCCGCGCGCTCGAGGCGCGCTTCGCCGCCCTCGGCGTCCCGCTCCACCGCGCCGACCTCACGCCAGGCGAGGACGGCTTCGAGCGCTCCACCCCGCTCACCATGCTGGCCGAGGCGGAGCGGCTGGTGGCGCGGCATCGCCCCACCGTCCTCATGGGTAGCTCGCTGGGCGGCTGGCTCGCGGCCGTCCTGGCCTCGCGCGACCCGTCGATCGAGCGGGTGGTGCTGCTCGCCCCGGCCTTCCGGCTCCACGAGCGCTGGCGGGCGCACCTCTCGCCCGAGGACGAGCGCCGCTGGCGGGCGGAGGGGCTCCTCGTCGATCACCACGCCACCGGGACGAAGCGCCGGCTGGGCTGGGCGTTCCTGGAGGACGCGGCGAAGCTGCCCGCCTACCCCGAGGTGAAGGTGCCGGCGCTGTGCCTCGCCGGCCGGCGGGACGAGCTCGTGCCGCTGGCCGACGTCGAGCGGTTCGCCGCGATGACGCCGGGCGCGCGGCTCGTGCCCCTCGACGACGGGCACGAGCTGGTCGCGTCGGTCGACCGGATCTTCGAGGAGGCGCGGGCGTTCCTGGGGGTGTAG
- a CDS encoding replication-associated recombination protein A: protein MDLFDHAAEQDDSGRPLAERLRPRRLEDFVGQEHVLGPGRALRRAIEADQVPSLVLWGPPGTGKTTLARIMAERTGAVFVPFSALMGGVKEIREIVQAARDRRRMQRQRTLLFVDEIHRFSKAQQDAFLPHVEEGVVTLIGATTENPSFEINAALLSRCRVVTLRALTEEEVGALLDRAVASPRGLGGDVALSAGARELFARYAYGDARRALNALEVAAAAARLAGRKEILPPDAEEALQHKALLYDKAGEQHYDVVSAFIKSLRGSDADAAVYYLVRMLEAGEDPRFVLRRMVIFASEDVGNADPRALGVAVDALQAVELVGLPEGVLPMTQAAVYLALAPKSNAALTAYAAARRLVTEKGPLGVPLKLRNAPTKLMQGLGYGGGYRYPHNFDGHYVPEQYLPDPLRGERIVELSGNGLEEELARRLAALRGRSRE, encoded by the coding sequence ATGGACCTGTTCGACCACGCAGCGGAGCAGGACGACTCCGGGCGGCCCCTGGCGGAGCGCCTCCGCCCGCGGCGGCTCGAGGACTTCGTCGGGCAGGAGCACGTGCTCGGGCCGGGGCGCGCGCTCCGGCGCGCCATCGAGGCCGACCAGGTGCCGTCGCTCGTGCTGTGGGGGCCGCCCGGCACCGGCAAGACCACCCTCGCCCGCATCATGGCCGAGCGCACCGGCGCGGTGTTCGTCCCCTTCAGCGCGCTCATGGGCGGGGTGAAGGAGATCCGGGAGATCGTGCAGGCCGCGCGCGACCGCCGGCGCATGCAGCGGCAGCGCACGCTCCTGTTCGTCGACGAGATCCACCGCTTCTCCAAGGCGCAGCAGGACGCCTTCCTGCCGCACGTCGAGGAGGGGGTGGTCACGCTCATCGGCGCCACCACCGAGAACCCGTCGTTCGAGATCAACGCCGCCCTCCTCTCCCGCTGCCGGGTGGTGACGCTGCGCGCGCTGACCGAGGAGGAGGTGGGCGCGCTGCTCGACCGGGCGGTGGCCTCGCCCCGGGGGCTCGGCGGCGACGTGGCGCTCTCGGCCGGCGCCCGCGAGCTGTTCGCCCGCTACGCCTACGGCGACGCGCGCCGGGCGCTCAACGCGCTCGAGGTCGCCGCGGCGGCGGCGCGGCTGGCCGGCCGCAAGGAGATCCTGCCCCCGGACGCGGAGGAGGCGCTGCAGCACAAGGCGCTGCTCTACGACAAGGCGGGGGAGCAGCACTACGACGTCGTCTCCGCCTTCATCAAGTCGCTGCGCGGCAGCGACGCCGACGCGGCGGTCTACTACCTGGTGCGGATGCTGGAGGCGGGCGAGGACCCGCGCTTCGTGCTGCGCCGGATGGTGATCTTCGCCAGCGAGGACGTCGGCAACGCCGACCCGCGCGCGCTCGGGGTGGCGGTGGACGCGCTCCAGGCGGTGGAGCTGGTCGGGCTGCCGGAGGGCGTCCTGCCCATGACCCAGGCGGCGGTCTACCTGGCGCTGGCGCCCAAGTCGAACGCCGCGCTCACCGCCTACGCGGCGGCGCGGCGGCTGGTGACCGAGAAGGGGCCGCTGGGGGTGCCGCTCAAGCTGCGCAACGCGCCCACGAAGCTCATGCAGGGGCTCGGCTACGGCGGGGGCTACCGCTACCCGCACAACTTCGACGGGCACTACGTGCCCGAGCAGTACCTGCCCGACCCGCTGCGCGGGGAGCGGATCGTCGAGCTGTCGGGGAACGGCCTGGAGGAGGAGCTGGCCCGGCGCCTGGCGGCGCTGCGAGGCCGCTCGCGAGAGTAG
- a CDS encoding NAD(+)/NADH kinase gives MPPTTCPVPRSVGIVHKQSSRAAAACAAEAAAAIAARGLTVLVDEQEAARRADLVLVLGGDGTLIHAARILAGRPAPILGVNMGSLGFLTEVPQAELYQALDHVLSGQAVLSERMKLRVHVHRQAPGGGELKLLDTEVLNDAVMAKGTLSRMAEFEVTCSDDLVTTYKADGIIVATPTGSTAYSLAANGPILFPTMRGVILTPICPHMLTQRPIVLPDDRTLNIRLAPESEVYLTLDGQTGLQLQPGDRVQIKQSQNRVLLVQSPRIDYFGILRTKLRWGER, from the coding sequence ATGCCGCCCACGACCTGCCCCGTCCCCCGCTCCGTAGGGATCGTCCACAAGCAGAGCTCGCGCGCCGCGGCCGCCTGCGCGGCGGAGGCGGCGGCCGCGATCGCGGCGCGGGGGCTCACGGTGCTCGTCGACGAGCAGGAGGCGGCGCGGCGGGCCGACCTCGTGCTCGTGCTGGGCGGCGACGGCACGCTCATCCACGCGGCGCGCATCCTGGCCGGCCGGCCGGCGCCCATCCTCGGCGTCAACATGGGGAGCCTCGGCTTCCTCACCGAGGTGCCGCAGGCGGAGCTCTACCAGGCGCTCGACCACGTCCTGTCCGGGCAGGCGGTGCTCTCGGAGCGGATGAAGCTGCGGGTGCACGTGCACCGGCAAGCCCCTGGCGGCGGCGAGCTCAAGCTCCTGGACACCGAGGTGCTGAACGACGCGGTCATGGCGAAGGGGACGCTCTCGCGCATGGCGGAGTTCGAGGTCACCTGCTCGGACGACCTCGTCACCACCTACAAGGCGGACGGCATCATCGTCGCCACCCCCACCGGCTCGACCGCCTATTCACTGGCGGCGAATGGCCCCATCCTCTTCCCCACCATGCGCGGCGTCATCCTCACCCCCATCTGCCCGCACATGCTGACGCAGCGCCCGATCGTCCTGCCCGACGACCGCACCCTCAACATCCGGCTCGCGCCGGAGAGCGAGGTCTACCTCACCCTCGACGGCCAGACCGGCCTGCAGCTGCAGCCCGGCGACCGCGTGCAGATCAAGCAGTCGCAGAACCGCGTGCTGCTCGTGCAGAGCCCGCGGATCGACTACTTCGGCATCCTGCGGACGAAGCTCCGGTGGGGGGAGCGGTAG
- a CDS encoding M23 family metallopeptidase: MPTPPKAQQYTLIVVSDHSQAVRKFRLPRRWLRRGAYAGGGVALVGLLTLGHYFSLLGTGTENRILREENAQLRSQILLVQEKVAHISATLDRVERFDAKLRTAVTQLQDPERGLAIGPVGKSAETPLAGAAPAAHESVAALPGRLASLESEATRQESSLRELQEYFDDQKSLLASTPSLWPARGWVTSDFGVRVDPYTAERMMHRGLDIATATGQPVYSPSDGTVVFAGTEGGYGKVLVIDHGYGVKTRYGHLSEIFAKLGERVKRGARVAAVGNTGRSTGPHLHYEVRVNGIPENPRKFILE; encoded by the coding sequence ATGCCGACGCCTCCGAAGGCTCAGCAGTACACCCTGATCGTCGTCAGCGATCACTCGCAGGCGGTGCGGAAGTTCCGCCTGCCGCGTCGCTGGCTGCGCCGCGGCGCCTACGCGGGGGGTGGCGTGGCCCTCGTCGGGCTCCTCACGCTCGGGCACTACTTCAGCCTGCTCGGCACCGGCACCGAGAACCGCATCCTGCGCGAGGAGAACGCGCAGCTGCGCTCACAGATCCTGCTCGTCCAGGAGAAGGTGGCCCACATCTCCGCCACCCTCGACCGCGTGGAGCGGTTCGACGCCAAGCTGCGCACCGCCGTCACGCAGCTCCAGGATCCGGAGCGGGGCCTCGCCATCGGGCCGGTCGGCAAGAGCGCGGAGACGCCCCTCGCCGGCGCCGCGCCCGCCGCGCACGAGAGCGTGGCGGCGCTCCCGGGCCGCCTCGCCTCGCTCGAGTCGGAGGCGACGCGCCAAGAGTCGTCCCTGCGCGAGCTGCAGGAGTACTTCGACGACCAGAAGTCGTTGCTCGCCTCGACGCCGTCCCTGTGGCCGGCCCGCGGCTGGGTGACCTCCGACTTCGGCGTGCGGGTCGATCCCTACACCGCCGAGCGGATGATGCACCGCGGGCTCGACATCGCCACCGCGACCGGTCAGCCGGTCTACTCCCCCTCGGACGGGACGGTCGTCTTCGCGGGGACCGAGGGCGGCTACGGCAAGGTGCTCGTCATCGACCACGGCTACGGCGTGAAGACCCGCTACGGCCACCTCTCCGAGATCTTCGCCAAGCTGGGCGAGCGCGTGAAGCGCGGCGCCCGGGTCGCGGCGGTCGGGAACACCGGCCGCTCGACCGGTCCGCACCTCCACTACGAGGTGCGCGTGAACGGGATCCCGGAGAATCCGCGGAAGTTCATCCTCGAGTAG
- a CDS encoding Stp1/IreP family PP2C-type Ser/Thr phosphatase yields MTIAARGQTDVGRKRDHNEDSFLVDEGLGLFIVADGMGGHAGGGTASRLAVETIQSRVRVAREAEPELFTSPAPLEESSLREVLRDAVESACQNIYQAAQGDPALAGMGTTVTAAVLAGRNTYIAHVGDSRCYLVRRGRIYQVSEDHSLVNEQLKAGAITPDEARHSRFKNIITRSVGFEADVAVDMVGLEVDPGDRLVICCDGLSNLVDDQEILEVAGGTSLEAAPGKLIDLANERGGDDNITVIVVHIG; encoded by the coding sequence ATGACGATCGCCGCCCGCGGCCAGACCGACGTCGGTCGCAAGCGCGACCACAACGAGGACTCGTTCCTCGTCGACGAGGGGCTCGGCCTCTTCATCGTGGCGGACGGCATGGGCGGCCACGCCGGCGGCGGCACCGCCTCGCGCCTCGCCGTCGAGACCATCCAGTCGCGGGTGCGCGTCGCGCGGGAGGCCGAGCCGGAGCTCTTCACCAGCCCCGCCCCGCTCGAGGAGAGCTCGCTCCGCGAGGTGCTGCGCGACGCCGTCGAGAGCGCGTGCCAGAACATCTACCAGGCGGCGCAGGGCGACCCGGCGCTGGCGGGGATGGGCACCACCGTCACCGCCGCCGTGCTCGCCGGCCGGAACACCTACATCGCCCACGTCGGGGACAGCCGCTGCTACCTCGTGCGGCGCGGGCGCATCTACCAGGTGTCCGAGGATCACTCGCTCGTGAACGAGCAGCTCAAGGCTGGCGCCATCACGCCCGACGAGGCGCGCCACAGCCGGTTCAAGAACATCATCACCCGCTCGGTCGGGTTCGAGGCCGACGTGGCGGTGGACATGGTGGGCCTCGAGGTGGACCCGGGCGACCGACTCGTCATCTGCTGCGACGGGCTGTCGAACCTCGTCGACGACCAGGAGATCCTGGAGGTAGCGGGGGGCACCTCGCTGGAGGCCGCGCCGGGGAAGCTGATCGACCTCGCCAACGAGCGCGGCGGCGACGACAACATCACCGTGATCGTCGTTCACATCGGGTGA
- a CDS encoding SET domain-containing protein — MLLVKTYLAESGIHGIGLFAAQRIPAGTVVWRLEPSLDLELSAAQIEALAPPAREQVRKYTYLDLVRKSYVLCGDDARFFNHSDAPNCHDFPDADGGATVAARDIAEGEELTSDYARFDAEHVPYGK; from the coding sequence ATGCTCCTGGTGAAGACGTACCTCGCGGAGAGCGGCATCCACGGGATCGGGCTCTTCGCGGCGCAGCGCATCCCCGCGGGCACGGTGGTGTGGCGCCTCGAGCCCAGCCTCGACCTGGAGCTCTCCGCGGCGCAGATCGAGGCGCTCGCGCCGCCCGCCCGCGAGCAGGTCCGCAAGTACACCTACCTCGACCTCGTGCGGAAGAGCTACGTGCTCTGCGGCGACGACGCGCGCTTCTTCAACCACTCCGACGCGCCCAACTGCCACGACTTCCCCGACGCCGACGGCGGCGCCACGGTGGCGGCGCGCGACATCGCCGAGGGCGAGGAGCTGACGAGCGACTACGCCCGCTTCGACGCGGAGCACGTCCCGTACGGGAAATAG